From the Candidatus Eisenbacteria bacterium genome, the window CACCAGAAGAGAAGGTCCGCCCCGACGGCGAGGAGCGTGAGAAGAAACGCCGCGGCGGCCGCGCGCGGGCGGACGAGCGACCGGAACGAGGCTCGAAGCTCGGCGATCCCCTCCGCGATCCGCGTCTCCGGCCGGAGGAGGCGCGCGAAGAGACCGCCCCGCTGTCCTTCTCGGCGCCTCTCCAGCCATCCCGCGGCCCGCGTCATCCACGAGCTCCGAATGCAGAGGAGAAGAGCGGCGACGACGAGAAGAAGAAGAGCCAGCGAGACGGGGAGGAAGCCCGAGGGTGCTCTTGCCCGAAGCAGAAAGACGAACGCCCCGAGCGCGAGAAGAAGGGTCGCGAGCGACTCGATCAGCCGGTCGTACGCGGTGAACGAGAGAAGAGGGGCCCGCGCGGCCGGAGCCGCCATCGCCGGAAGGAACTCCCCGACGCGGCCCGGCGTGACCGTCCCCAGAAGCTTGATGTGAAAATAGAAACGGCCGAGCGATGCGCGATCGGCGCGGAGGCCCGCGGCGCGATGAAAGAGCTCCCACTTGGCGAGCCTCACCGCCTGCGAGAGAAGAAACGCGAGAACGGCGAGAAGGAGAGAAAGGCGGTCGGCCGCGAAGAGCGCCTCGAAGCTCCGTCGGAAACCGAGGCGGTGGAGGACCGCCGCGAAGAGGACGACGCCGAGGATTCCGAGGATCCGGCGCCCTGTCAAACGCCTTCCTCCTTGCGCGCGATCACGTAGAGGAGCA encodes:
- a CDS encoding flippase-like domain-containing protein; the protein is MTGRRILGILGVVLFAAVLHRLGFRRSFEALFAADRLSLLLAVLAFLLSQAVRLAKWELFHRAAGLRADRASLGRFYFHIKLLGTVTPGRVGEFLPAMAAPAARAPLLSFTAYDRLIESLATLLLALGAFVFLLRARAPSGFLPVSLALLLLVVAALLLCIRSSWMTRAAGWLERRREGQRGGLFARLLRPETRIAEGIAELRASFRSLVRPRAAAAAFLLTLLAVGADLLFWWLTFRSVGIALSAGLLVGSVAIFNVIGFFSPTPGGLGVSDAAFVIFLRSAGADGPFGSFLLLLRLIVLLVTALAAWAFSARLALAERRGGTE